Genomic DNA from Klebsiella variicola:
GCAGCATTTTGGCGATAACCGCCGCGTTCTCGGCGTCCGGGCTGACTGCATGGCCGGCGGCAACCACCTGCGCCACTTCATGCATGGTGGAACCCATATAGATCCCGTAGGTCTCCGGAGTAAACCAGTGCGCCAGCAGCGGGTACATCGCCGGGTAGAGGAAGATGGCGATGGTACCGAAGATAACCACCGTGGCGACGGCGACCGTCACTTTACTGGCTTCGGCTTTGACCACCGGTTCGGTGGCGAGCACAGCCGCCGCGCCGCAGATGCTGCTGCCGGCGCCGATCAGCCAGCTGGTGTGTTTGTCGAGACCAAACACTTTCTGGCCAAGGAAGCAGGCGATGAAAAAGGTACTGGAGAGCGTCAGAACGTCAATCAAAATACCGCTCACGCCGACGTCGGCAATCTGGGCGAACGTCAGGCGGAAGCCGTAGAGGATGATCCCCAGGCGCAGCAGGTGCTGCTTGGCGAAGATCACCCCGCCGTCGCAGGGCTGCCAGATTTTCGGGTAGACCGTGTTGCCGACGACCATCCCGAACAGGATAGCGAGGGTCAGGGCGCTAAAGCCTGCGCCGGCGATGGCCGGGAAACTCCCGGCCCACAGGGCGGCGCCGGTCAGCGCGGCGGTCAGCGCCAGGCCTGGGACAAAATGCCACAGGGAACGATGTTTGGTGGGTAAAGTGAGTGCTGTCATAACCTTCTCCTTTGTCTGCCTAAAGGTTACGCCGCGCGCGGTTAAATATAAAATTGATTATATGTTTATAATCAATCGTAATAAGTGGTTAAGGACCGCATCGTCGCTGACAAGGGGGCAGGGGAGCGATGCGGCGAAAGCGGGGCGGTTTCCCGGCAAGACGATGATTTTGTGACATAAGCGGATTTTCCTTCCTTCAGCCGCCTCGATTTGTGTCACCATAGTAAGGAAGGTTATTCAGGTTGGATTACTAAACGGGTGGGTTATGCATATTACGCTGCGGCAGTTGGAAGTGTTCGCCGAAGTCCATAAGAGTGGGTCAACCACTCAGGCGTCACAGATGCTGGCGCTTTCGCAATCTGCGGTCAGCGCCGCGCTGACCGATCTGGAAGGGCAGCTCGGCGTGCAGCTGTTTGACCGCGTCGGTAAACGACTGGTGGTGAATGAGCACGGACGGCTGCTGTACCCGCGTGCGCTGGCGCTACTGGAGCGGGCG
This window encodes:
- a CDS encoding YeiH family protein, with amino-acid sequence MTALTLPTKHRSLWHFVPGLALTAALTGAALWAGSFPAIAGAGFSALTLAILFGMVVGNTVYPKIWQPCDGGVIFAKQHLLRLGIILYGFRLTFAQIADVGVSGILIDVLTLSSTFFIACFLGQKVFGLDKHTSWLIGAGSSICGAAAVLATEPVVKAEASKVTVAVATVVIFGTIAIFLYPAMYPLLAHWFTPETYGIYMGSTMHEVAQVVAAGHAVSPDAENAAVIAKMLRVMMLAPFLLFLAARVKQLTPAGNGEKSKITIPWFAIMFILVAVFNSFHLLPKAVVDMLVTLDTVLLAMAMAALGVTTHVSALKKAGAKPLLMALMLFVWLIVGGGVINVAIHSLMA